The Streptomyces albofaciens JCM 4342 genome has a segment encoding these proteins:
- a CDS encoding peptidoglycan-binding protein: MSRWRELPASLDQRAVQLVVQMRRMKDHSGLSLAALAAKTAYSKSSWERYLNGKKLPPKGAVEALAHVCGTEPTRLLALREVAAEASTAVGGAEAGSEGARSEGVRAEDAGSEDVRAEDAGSEDVRHGRAVRTPRPRTVVLATAAALIAALAAGLLIARPWQNDAPVARPSASPGAFVHEPGTVFDCHVHRAHGVLTADRSDTTQAILANGTSGWSVVEAQCLLRHRGYDPGGVDGIVGENTIRAVKRFQTRSGLPADGIVGPDTWEALRR, translated from the coding sequence ATGTCGCGTTGGCGGGAACTGCCCGCGTCGTTGGACCAGCGGGCCGTTCAACTGGTCGTACAGATGCGTCGTATGAAAGATCACAGCGGCCTGAGCCTGGCGGCGCTGGCCGCGAAGACCGCGTACAGCAAGTCGTCCTGGGAGCGCTACCTCAACGGCAAGAAGCTGCCGCCGAAAGGCGCGGTCGAAGCCCTGGCCCACGTCTGCGGCACCGAGCCGACGCGGCTGCTGGCGCTTCGGGAGGTGGCGGCGGAGGCGAGCACGGCCGTGGGGGGCGCGGAGGCGGGCAGTGAGGGCGCGCGGTCCGAGGGCGTACGGGCTGAGGATGCGGGGTCCGAAGACGTACGGGCTGAAGATGCGGGGTCCGAAGACGTACGGCATGGACGTGCCGTACGGACCCCACGGCCCCGTACGGTCGTCCTCGCCACCGCCGCCGCCCTGATCGCCGCCCTGGCCGCGGGCCTGCTCATCGCCCGGCCGTGGCAGAACGACGCGCCCGTCGCCCGGCCGTCCGCGTCGCCGGGGGCATTCGTCCACGAACCGGGCACGGTGTTCGACTGCCACGTGCACCGCGCGCACGGCGTACTCACCGCGGACCGCAGCGACACCACCCAGGCGATCCTGGCCAACGGCACCTCCGGCTGGAGTGTCGTGGAGGCGCAGTGCCTGCTGCGGCACCGGGGGTACGACCCGGGAGGCGTCGACGGCATCGTCGGCGAGAACACCATCCGCGCCGTGAAGCGCTTCCAGACCAGGTCCGGCCTGCCGGCCGACGGCATCGTGGGCCCCGACACCTGGGAAGCGCTGCGCCGATGA
- a CDS encoding malate dehydrogenase, translating into MTRTPVNVTVTGAAGQIGYALLFRIASGQLLGADVPVKLRLLEIPQGLKAAEGTAMELDDCAFPLLRGIDISDDPNVAFEGANVALLVGARPRTKGMERGDLLEANGGIFKPQGKAINDHAADDIKVLVVGNPANTNALIAQAAAPDVPAERFTAMTRLDHNRALSQLAQKTGAQVSDIKKLTIWGNHSATQYPDIFHAEIAGKNAAEVVGDQAWLADTFIPTVAKRGAAIIEARGASSAASAANAAIDHVHTWVNGTAAGDWTSMGIPSDGSYGVPEGLISSFPVTAKDGKYEIVQGLEINDFSRERIDASVKELAEEREAVRALGLI; encoded by the coding sequence ATGACCCGCACTCCCGTCAATGTCACCGTCACCGGCGCGGCCGGCCAGATCGGCTACGCACTCCTCTTCCGCATCGCTTCCGGCCAGCTGCTCGGCGCGGACGTACCGGTCAAGCTGCGCCTGCTGGAGATCCCGCAGGGCCTGAAGGCCGCCGAGGGCACCGCCATGGAGCTCGACGACTGCGCCTTCCCGCTGCTGCGCGGCATCGACATCTCCGACGACCCGAACGTGGCCTTCGAAGGCGCGAACGTGGCCCTGCTGGTCGGCGCCCGCCCCCGTACCAAGGGCATGGAGCGCGGCGACCTGCTGGAGGCCAACGGCGGCATCTTCAAGCCGCAGGGCAAGGCGATCAACGACCACGCCGCGGACGACATCAAGGTCCTGGTCGTCGGCAACCCGGCCAACACCAACGCCCTGATCGCCCAGGCCGCCGCCCCGGACGTGCCGGCCGAGCGCTTCACCGCGATGACCCGCCTGGACCACAACCGCGCCCTGTCGCAGCTCGCGCAGAAGACCGGCGCGCAGGTCTCGGACATCAAGAAGCTGACGATCTGGGGCAACCACTCCGCGACCCAGTACCCGGACATCTTCCACGCCGAGATCGCCGGCAAGAACGCCGCCGAGGTCGTGGGCGACCAGGCGTGGCTGGCCGACACCTTCATCCCGACCGTCGCCAAGCGCGGCGCCGCGATCATCGAGGCCCGGGGCGCCTCCTCGGCCGCCTCCGCCGCCAACGCCGCCATCGACCACGTCCACACCTGGGTCAACGGCACCGCGGCCGGCGACTGGACCTCCATGGGCATCCCCTCGGACGGCTCCTACGGCGTCCCGGAGGGCCTGATCTCCTCCTTCCCGGTCACCGCCAAGGACGGCAAGTACGAGATCGTCCAGGGCCTGGAGATCAACGACTTCTCGCGCGAGCGCATCGACGCGTCCGTCAAGGAGCTGGCGGAGGAGCGCGAGGCGGTCCGCGCCCTCGGCCTCATCTGA
- a CDS encoding helix-turn-helix domain-containing protein yields the protein MSGTRASGPVEGARLAAALRELRGRTGLSLAALATKTAYSKSSWERYLNGKSLPPREAVEALCRLAGERGGRVAALWELADAAWSGRGRSAERASEADVRESAPPPPEGGGDGARRPEDVPGSAPSSGVRRVTPVVGVAAVLAVTVVLAAVLVVVGEWRAGTGGAGRQANTAVSAAPSARTGCHGAACDGQNPLVMLCGGEGLVTTVLRHRATGGRHLQIRYSKACGAAWGRLRGGRIGDRLRIDAPGGRSQSTRVTDRFDADGYVFTPMAAASGPEKLRVCLRPAGGGPAECFRTS from the coding sequence ATGAGCGGCACGCGAGCGTCCGGGCCGGTCGAGGGGGCACGACTGGCCGCGGCGTTGCGGGAGTTGCGCGGCCGTACGGGACTGTCGCTGGCGGCCCTGGCGACGAAGACCGCGTACAGCAAGTCGTCGTGGGAGCGCTACCTCAACGGCAAGTCGCTGCCGCCGAGGGAGGCGGTCGAGGCGCTGTGCCGCTTGGCCGGGGAGCGTGGCGGCCGGGTGGCGGCGCTGTGGGAGCTGGCCGACGCGGCGTGGAGCGGGCGGGGGCGTTCGGCGGAGCGCGCGTCGGAGGCGGACGTACGCGAGAGCGCGCCGCCCCCGCCGGAAGGGGGCGGCGACGGGGCGCGACGTCCCGAAGACGTCCCGGGATCGGCACCGTCGTCCGGTGTGCGCCGTGTGACGCCGGTGGTGGGTGTGGCGGCGGTGCTGGCCGTGACTGTCGTGCTGGCTGCCGTACTGGTTGTCGTAGGGGAGTGGCGTGCCGGTACCGGCGGGGCCGGACGGCAGGCCAACACCGCCGTCTCCGCCGCGCCCTCCGCGCGCACCGGCTGCCACGGGGCGGCGTGCGACGGGCAGAACCCGCTGGTCATGCTGTGCGGCGGGGAGGGCCTGGTGACCACGGTGCTCAGGCACAGGGCCACGGGCGGGCGCCACCTCCAGATCCGGTACAGCAAGGCGTGCGGCGCGGCGTGGGGCCGCCTCCGTGGCGGCAGGATCGGCGACCGCCTCCGAATCGACGCGCCCGGTGGCCGTTCGCAGAGCACGCGGGTCACCGACCGGTTCGACGCCGACGGTTACGTCTTCACCCCGATGGCCGCAGCGTCGGGCCCGGAGAAGCTGCGGGTGTGCCTGCGCCCGGCAGGCGGCGGCCCGGCCGAGTGCTTCCGTACGAGTTGA
- a CDS encoding NADP-dependent isocitrate dehydrogenase — translation MAKIKVAQPVVEVDGDEMARIIWSSIKNKLILPYLDVELVRFDLGIENRDATGDQVTVDAAHAIRKHGVGVKCATITPDEARVEEFGLKAMYRSPNGTIRNILGGVIFREPIIMANVPRLVPGWTRPIVIGRHAFGDQYRATDLKVPGPGTLTLTYTPRDGGEPVELEVHDFPGPGVALAMYNHDESVRDFARAVFRYGLDRSYPVYLSTKNTILKKYDGRFKDLFQEVFDAEFKAAFDARGLTYEHRLIDDMVAAALKWDGGYVWACKNYDGDVQSDVVAQGFGSLGLMTSVLMTADGRTVAAEAAHGTVTRHYRRHQQGVPTSTNPIASVFAWTRGLAHRGELDGTPEVTRFARMLERVCVETVEGGQMTKDLALLISRNQPYLTTEQFLDALDVGVQKKMADA, via the coding sequence ATGGCCAAGATCAAGGTTGCCCAGCCCGTCGTCGAGGTCGACGGCGACGAGATGGCCCGCATCATCTGGTCCTCCATCAAGAACAAGCTGATCCTGCCCTACCTCGACGTCGAGCTGGTCCGCTTCGACCTGGGCATCGAGAACCGCGACGCCACCGGCGACCAGGTCACCGTCGACGCCGCCCACGCGATCAGGAAGCACGGGGTCGGCGTCAAGTGCGCCACCATCACCCCGGACGAGGCGCGGGTCGAGGAGTTCGGCCTCAAGGCGATGTACCGCTCGCCCAACGGCACCATCCGCAACATCCTCGGCGGCGTCATCTTCCGCGAGCCGATCATCATGGCGAACGTGCCCCGCCTCGTACCGGGCTGGACCAGGCCCATCGTGATCGGCCGGCACGCCTTCGGCGACCAGTACCGCGCCACCGACCTGAAGGTCCCCGGACCCGGCACCCTCACCCTGACCTACACGCCGCGGGACGGCGGCGAGCCGGTCGAGCTGGAGGTCCACGACTTCCCCGGCCCCGGCGTCGCGCTCGCCATGTACAACCACGACGAGTCCGTACGCGACTTCGCGCGCGCCGTGTTCCGCTACGGCCTGGACCGCTCGTACCCGGTGTACCTGTCCACGAAGAACACGATCCTCAAGAAGTACGACGGCCGGTTCAAGGACCTCTTCCAGGAGGTCTTCGACGCCGAGTTCAAGGCCGCCTTCGACGCGCGCGGCCTGACGTACGAACACCGGCTGATCGACGACATGGTGGCCGCGGCCCTCAAGTGGGACGGCGGCTACGTCTGGGCCTGCAAGAACTACGACGGGGACGTGCAGTCCGACGTGGTGGCGCAGGGCTTCGGCTCGCTCGGCCTGATGACCTCCGTCCTGATGACGGCCGACGGCCGCACCGTGGCGGCGGAGGCCGCGCACGGCACGGTGACCCGGCACTACCGCCGCCATCAGCAGGGCGTCCCCACCTCGACCAACCCCATCGCCTCGGTCTTCGCCTGGACCCGCGGCCTTGCCCACCGCGGCGAGCTGGACGGCACCCCCGAGGTCACCCGGTTCGCCCGGATGCTGGAACGGGTCTGCGTCGAGACCGTCGAAGGCGGCCAGATGACCAAGGACCTGGCCCTGCTCATCTCCAGGAACCAGCCGTACCTGACGACGGAGCAGTTCCTCGACGCGCTGGACGTGGGGGTGCAGAAGAAGATGGCGGATGCGTGA
- a CDS encoding helix-turn-helix domain-containing protein, with amino-acid sequence MPRWRALPEELDPQVKEFASQLRRLVERSGLSLAAVADRTGYSKTSWERYLNGRLLPPQRAVVALAEATGAHAGHLTTMWELAERAWSRSEMRHDVTMEAIRVAQARAALGEFGPAPGKAKSKLKDKVREKTKGKAAEEASGEAPGGARPQNAASASAGPAPAAAPRRTDDLPSSADFPGMAGPPAAPPAGTASGTKGGTTEGTTGGTASGTTRGTAGRATGEAPSGTADDADRPGKVTWPRVTAYVDAEPAAPPPRYEAPPPGPATGHLAGQPAPTGPPDGTDRQLRRRRVTMFLAGVVGALLVIAAAVLLLDIGGKQEKQAAPTPSASQSKKPALPAGVKCAGADCAGKDPETMGCGGRNADSPSRGFAGGSLIEVRYSKVCGAAWARITGAAPGDEAAISSAGRTEKAKAGQDGDAYTAMVPVSGDPKKVTACGTTAAGLKGCAKPVPTGSGAGAGAGAGRSTGG; translated from the coding sequence ATGCCTCGCTGGAGGGCGCTACCGGAAGAACTCGATCCGCAGGTGAAGGAGTTCGCGAGTCAGCTGCGGCGGCTCGTGGAGCGCAGCGGGCTGAGTCTCGCCGCCGTCGCGGACCGTACCGGCTACAGCAAGACCTCGTGGGAGCGCTACCTCAACGGGCGGCTGCTGCCGCCGCAGCGCGCCGTGGTGGCACTGGCCGAGGCGACCGGTGCGCACGCTGGCCACCTCACCACGATGTGGGAGCTGGCCGAGCGTGCCTGGAGCCGTTCGGAGATGCGGCACGACGTCACCATGGAGGCGATCCGGGTGGCGCAGGCGCGGGCCGCGCTGGGGGAGTTCGGCCCGGCGCCGGGCAAGGCGAAGTCCAAGCTCAAGGACAAGGTCAGGGAAAAGACCAAGGGGAAGGCGGCGGAGGAGGCTTCGGGGGAGGCACCGGGAGGTGCGCGGCCCCAGAACGCCGCGTCGGCATCCGCCGGTCCGGCACCCGCCGCGGCGCCGCGGCGTACCGACGACCTGCCCTCCAGCGCGGACTTCCCCGGCATGGCCGGCCCGCCCGCGGCGCCCCCCGCCGGGACGGCGAGCGGAACGAAGGGCGGGACCACGGAAGGGACTACGGGCGGAACGGCGAGCGGAACGACGCGAGGGACTGCGGGCAGGGCGACAGGCGAAGCGCCGAGCGGAACGGCGGACGACGCCGACCGGCCGGGAAAGGTGACCTGGCCCCGGGTGACCGCCTACGTGGACGCCGAACCCGCCGCCCCGCCACCCCGGTACGAGGCACCTCCGCCCGGACCCGCCACGGGCCACCTCGCCGGACAGCCCGCCCCCACCGGGCCGCCGGACGGCACCGACCGGCAGCTCCGCCGCCGTCGCGTCACGATGTTCCTGGCCGGCGTCGTCGGCGCGCTGCTCGTGATCGCGGCCGCGGTGCTCCTGCTGGACATCGGCGGCAAGCAGGAGAAGCAGGCGGCACCCACGCCGTCGGCGAGCCAGAGCAAGAAGCCCGCCCTGCCCGCCGGGGTGAAGTGCGCCGGAGCCGACTGCGCGGGCAAGGACCCCGAGACGATGGGGTGCGGCGGCCGGAACGCCGACAGCCCGTCCCGGGGATTCGCGGGCGGTTCGCTGATAGAGGTGCGGTACAGCAAGGTGTGCGGCGCCGCCTGGGCGCGTATCACCGGGGCCGCGCCGGGCGACGAGGCGGCGATCAGCTCGGCGGGCCGTACGGAGAAGGCCAAGGCCGGGCAGGACGGCGACGCGTACACCGCGATGGTGCCGGTGTCCGGCGACCCGAAGAAGGTCACCGCGTGCGGCACGACGGCGGCGGGCCTGAAGGGCTGCGCCAAGCCGGTGCCGACGGGGTCGGGCGCGGGTGCGGGGGCGGGCGCGGGCCGGTCCACCGGCGGGTGA
- a CDS encoding DUF3017 domain-containing protein yields the protein MSAEAHAEGASEPQRPSRRFPRITTDTARPEGGARTAPGSASPPARQWPLLAVMGGVALGLFIVALDGFRIGTLLIGLSLLGGAVLRRVLPKVGMLAVRSRFTDMATYGGLGVAIVLLALMAQPKPWLKIPFLDDLVHFTVW from the coding sequence ATGAGTGCCGAAGCGCACGCGGAAGGCGCCTCCGAGCCGCAGCGGCCCTCCCGCCGCTTCCCGCGGATCACCACCGACACCGCACGGCCGGAGGGCGGCGCCAGGACCGCCCCCGGCAGCGCCTCGCCGCCCGCCCGGCAGTGGCCGCTGCTGGCCGTCATGGGCGGCGTGGCCCTCGGGCTGTTCATCGTCGCGCTGGACGGCTTCCGCATCGGGACGCTCCTGATCGGCCTGTCCCTGCTGGGCGGGGCGGTGCTGCGGCGGGTGCTGCCGAAGGTGGGCATGCTGGCCGTGCGGTCCCGGTTCACCGACATGGCGACGTACGGCGGGCTGGGCGTGGCCATCGTCCTGCTGGCGCTGATGGCGCAGCCCAAGCCGTGGCTGAAGATCCCGTTCCTGGACGATCTGGTGCACTTCACGGTGTGGTGA
- a CDS encoding peptidoglycan-binding domain-containing protein, with the protein MNLRKRIALAAATTALGTGLALVPAAGATASAVPAAKPAAVTAGTDARLAGPYGCNYTNSEPTLSLGSRGKAVKEAQCLLKHWNVNIGRHGVDGKFGKDTRKAVREFQRRIHRTCHMPVDGIVGKKTWHALKHSGC; encoded by the coding sequence ATGAACCTGCGCAAGCGCATCGCCCTCGCCGCCGCGACGACGGCCCTCGGCACCGGCCTCGCCCTCGTTCCCGCGGCGGGCGCCACCGCGTCCGCCGTCCCGGCCGCGAAGCCCGCCGCCGTCACGGCCGGCACCGACGCCCGGCTGGCGGGCCCGTACGGCTGCAACTACACCAACAGCGAGCCGACGCTCTCGCTCGGCTCCCGCGGCAAGGCCGTCAAGGAGGCCCAGTGCCTGCTCAAGCACTGGAACGTCAACATCGGCCGGCACGGGGTCGACGGGAAGTTCGGCAAGGACACCCGCAAGGCGGTGCGTGAGTTCCAGCGCCGTATCCACCGCACCTGTCACATGCCGGTGGACGGCATCGTGGGCAAGAAGACGTGGCACGCGCTGAAGCACTCCGGCTGCTGA